A single region of the Pseudomonadota bacterium genome encodes:
- a CDS encoding SIR2 family protein — MTEMEAMQGIADLVKKECCIFIGAGIPKTLGFPLWSELVQDLIDYVWSKRKIFVKGELTYSIKQALEDSVRKGKLISAITYCRDRFKSVDQEEDYQKKIVSCLHDEVKYSHVKDADVYIEISKLLNKAAVLQTNLDRSLEKCLSTPTHTNMNLPNPVSVPCLIYLHGIVTDPQSWIITRDEYDNYYQRNPRFVDFIQEVFQRFDVLFIGYSLSDKEILDQIAKVKGSGRQYIFVMEESERNKADNDVVENDLKHYGITVVRYSIENEGFDEFLHFLKKINSLIEPPARVALPGQDGSTLDG, encoded by the coding sequence ATGACTGAAATGGAAGCGATGCAGGGAATAGCGGATTTGGTTAAAAAGGAATGTTGCATTTTTATTGGAGCAGGTATTCCCAAAACTCTTGGATTTCCCTTATGGAGTGAGTTAGTCCAAGATCTTATAGATTATGTTTGGAGTAAGAGAAAGATTTTTGTCAAGGGAGAGCTTACTTATAGCATTAAGCAAGCATTGGAAGATTCTGTTAGGAAAGGAAAACTGATTTCTGCAATAACATACTGCAGAGATCGATTTAAGAGCGTTGACCAGGAAGAAGACTATCAGAAAAAGATAGTAAGTTGTTTACATGATGAAGTCAAGTATAGTCACGTCAAGGACGCGGATGTATATATAGAAATCAGCAAGCTTTTAAACAAGGCTGCAGTTCTGCAAACCAACCTCGACAGAAGTCTCGAGAAATGTCTATCTACACCTACGCATACAAACATGAATCTGCCAAATCCGGTTTCGGTCCCTTGCTTGATATATTTACACGGTATTGTTACTGATCCTCAATCGTGGATCATAACTAGAGACGAGTATGACAATTACTACCAGCGGAATCCCCGATTTGTAGACTTTATCCAGGAGGTTTTTCAAAGGTTTGATGTATTGTTTATAGGATATAGCCTAAGTGATAAGGAGATCTTAGACCAAATTGCAAAGGTCAAGGGGTCTGGTAGGCAATATATTTTTGTGATGGAAGAAAGCGAAAGAAATAAGGCAGACAATGACGTGGTCGAAAACGATCTCAAGCATTATGGGATTACCGTTGTTCGATACAGCATTGAAAACGAAGGGTTTGATGAATTCCTTCATTTTCTCAAGAAAATAAACTCTTTGATTGAGCCGCCTGCCCGGGTTGCTTTGCCTGGACAAGACGGGAGTACGCTCGATGGATAA